In Camelina sativa cultivar DH55 chromosome 13, Cs, whole genome shotgun sequence, the genomic window GGTAAGTGTAACTATGGAAGTTGGACAGCGACTTCTCCGGCTAATAAACTCTTATGGTTTCTACTGATTGTATGTATTGTAATTGTATCTATCCGATGCAAGAATACGTCGCTTTAGAGAATTCAATAACAGTTGAGCCccgaaaaaaaatgtaataacaTCCgaccaattaaaatttaagaaGACAATGATAACAATTAACAAGTGTGACGTGTTGTGTCTTACAAAAACAAGGAGTTTAGTATCCGACACTCGATCGACTGTGTAACACTGTAAAGTATTTGTTAGTTTGGTTGTGACGATGAGCAAATTAGTATTGATCAGAAACCGAACTGGATTAAAAAGTTGTGTTGGTGTAAATCAATTTATTTAGTTTGCAAAAAtttgattgatcttattgttggTTAGAAAGATGGACTCAAGTTTATTCTGTATTTGGTATCCAGTGGTTTGCTGGTAGAACCATAAGAATTGTTGTCGCTACGGACATATCGACAAGAGTTTTGTAGCACAAGAGAAATGATTATGAAGAAGATGTTGCTATTGCATTTGGATGATACGGTGAAAGATGACAACGGTTATTTCGTATTCACATGGCATGGACCACCATAGCTGTTTGCCGCTATGTTGCAGAGGCTTGGCCGGTAAATTTCAATAGAAATTTTACTTCAGAATTTGTCATGTCAAAATACAGTCCaattctaattatattatattatatatatatatatatatagtattccCCTGTCTCATactcataaagattgatgttttgagatattttttgtcccacaaagattgatgttttgtaaatttcaagaagtaattattgaaaatatttaaaattttgaattgttattgatttaaaattaaataatatctctttagtcaaagaaaaaaatatatttaaacttagtaatcattgttttcttaaaatatgtaaaatcttCTAAACATCTATCTTTATAAGTACTAATTACCCCATATAACGTCATGTCTaactcaccatcatcatcaatgaaGTTGCATAGAAGAACCAATTCGCCTAAGATATTGAACATAAAAATATCGCTACTACTAAGACATTtcgtttaagttttttaaatacaaagaaatatcttaaaatactaacagaaataaaagttttagttacaaaagtactaatttgaaaaatactctaaaatatcacaaaatttATGTCTATGGAGGATCTTCACATGCATCCACTTACAAAGCTAAGCGCTTGCGTTTACACAAAAGtcttaactttttaaaaagagcCTTGCTCATTGCACCGACGTTTAGGTAACTAAAATTCACATGTATCTTTAATTTCTAGCTAAAAAAGGTCACTAGATGTTCTTGATTGTATATAGAAATTGAAATTCACAATTACTACCCAACCAACAATCTACAACACAAAATATTACATGTTATCTGATCCACACGAGCGTATGGGCCATTAAAGATGCAGCTGGTCTCTTTAAAGTCGATGGAAAATAATACAAATAGATGGGGGACACTTGCTGCGAAGAAAGACAGAAGGAGGAACCAATGATAGAAGTCCCCATCTCTTACGATAACTTTTGATTTGGATAAAGTAATTGAAGAATACATTTTCGTCTGGAATTTACCTagattattcattttttaatggcttaataaaaataaataaacagttCGATTGGGTAAAATGATTGTGTAACCGTTGAAACCAAGTTCCTGATCACGATGAAGAGTTCAGATTTTTTTAAGTGAAGAGTGAAGACTTCACACGGTTCTGAAATGATGTTGGCGTTATTAGCACCAGCTCTATCAGTAAATTTGTACCAAACGTCACAAGAGACCCGGTGGTTCATGTCTCTAAAATAGCCCATTCCGAATGTATGGCCCGATACTTTTAAAGTTGGCCGGCAATAATATTGTATACGCGTAGTAGACAATAGATTGAACGTGTTGGCTTATATCTTCCCGgctaaaatatttttctcataAGCATATTTCTAGACAACTAATCTTTTTGCATTCTGTTAAGTCAATATacaaattagttaaaaaatgtatataatacAGCACTTGcatgtttatgttattttttttgtgcaaaataGTGGggacaaaaacgtaaaacaacGAAGAGAAATGGTCCGAATGTTCTTGATATATCGTCATAATATCAATGGTCCTAAAAACACTTATTATTGGTCTCCAAGTGTTATCTTTTGGTTCGAGCAAAGTTCCAATCTCaccatttagaaaaaaatgtcgTCCCGTGGCCAAGAAGTGGAGGTGACGATTTTGTCGGCGAGAGATACCAAGAACGTGAACTGGCGCAACGGACCAAACAAGCCATACGCCGTCGTATGGGTCGATCCGAAATACAAATCCTCCACAAGAGTCGATGAAGATGGCGACACGTGTCCAACGTGGAACGAGACATTTGTCATCCCTTTGCCTCCGCACGAAGACGATTACGACAAGGTCTACATCGACATCGTGCACGCAGGACGTGAAGAGAACACAAAGCCTCTCATCGGCTCCGCTCATCTCAGCCTCCATGATGTCATTGGTTTGGACGTCCCCGTCGTGAAAACCCTCGAGCTCAAACGTCCATCTGGCCGACCTCACGGCAAACTCGACGTCACAGTCACCGTTAGAGAGCCTCCGTATCATCCGGCTCCAGGATCTTACCACGCGCCGCCTCCAGCTTACAGTGAGCCATACGTGCCGCCGCCACCTTACGGTCATACTCACGCGCCGTCACAAACTGGTTACAGTGAGCCACCTGTTTACGGTGAGTCGTATGCGCCTGCGAGGTATGGTGACGCTGCGTACGGACAGTCGGGATATGGAAACGCGCCGGAGAAGGGGAGCAAGTTCGGTGGGATGGGGACGGGACTGGCGGTTGGTGCGGTGGCCGGAGTTTTGGGTGGGGTTGCGTTAGCGGAGGGGCTGGAGGCTGTGGAAGACAACATAGCTGAAAAAGCAGCTGAGAAGGTGGAGAATGATCTGGATTCCGGAGAAGACGATTATGACGGCGGCGATGATGATGACGGAGACTTTTAATATGATCGTAATGTAatctttaataataaataaagtcCTCAATGTACtttgttacaaaaacaaataaaaatgggCTAATTACTTCAATTGAAGCATTATCACAAGTGTTGTAGCTAGCAAAAATGTGGCGACAATTCTTATGTTTTTGGCTCTGAAGGATCCAGAATGCTCGGTAGACCTAGGCAGGGTTGATGATTCGATCTCTTGGGGTTGTTAAAAAGATATCCCAAAGATATGATAGCTTAGAGTGTCTACAGCCACAATGAAAATATCAATGTTCTAGTCGTGGAATTGATCTCAAGAACACACACAACCACGGATTAGAACTCCGGCCCATTAAGAATTGTACCTTCAGCTAATGAATAGAGGCCGAAGACTAACCCAACTAAGCCCATTCACCTAAATTTATCGTAGATTTACAGATTTTTAGAATAACGAACAAGAACATCGACCCAACACTCTCAGTGTCTCACAACAAACCGAATCGTCATATATTGGCAATTTGGCATGGCGCCCCATTAGATATGTCTGAGAAAGAGAACAACCACCACTTATTAGGTTTATGGCGGATAATAATAATTCACATAGTATCATCATCTTGGCAAGCTTTTGGAAGATTAAGTTTTTagatataacaaaaagattCCTTTGGtttccatataaaaaaaagattcctttggtttccatataaaaaaaagattcctttggatatatgtatatatagtaccATCGTCTTGGCAAGCTTTTGGaagattaagttttttttttcttcattttaattttatgatatatttcaATCGTTGTACACCATTTTGTTTAAACCTCCAAAGGAATCTAATGTgatggaaaattggaaatacgCAAAACAAAACCACGTGAATTAAGAAACCTACAAAATAGAAGGAATAaacttgagatttttttttttctttttttttttNNNNNNNNNNNNNNNNNNNNNNNNNNNNNNNNNNNNNNNNNNNNNNNNNNNNNNNNNNNNNNNNNNNNNNNNNNNNNNNNNNNNNNNNNNNNNNNNNNNNNNNNNNNNNNNNNNNNNNNNNNNNNNNNNNNNNNNNNNNNNNNNNNNNNNNNNNNNNNNNNNNNNNNNNNNNNNNNNNNNNNNNNNNNNNNNNNNNNNNNNNNNNNNNNNNNNNNNNNNNNNNNNNNNNNNNNNNNNNNNNNNNNNNNNNNNNNNNNNNNNNNNNNNNNNNNNNNNNNNNNNNNNNNNNNNNNNNNNNNNNNNNNNNNNNNNNNNNNNNNNNNNNNNNNNNNNNNNNNNATTGTGCCTAATGGATTGGTTTAGCCTTGTGTAGTTGTCGATGGTGGGAATCGGTCTCTTATGGTTAGCTCAAGTTGTCGGTTTAGTCGTTTAGAGCGAGTTCAACAAGTTGGaatatatgacatatatatgCTTTGCATAATAATTGGAGTTCAACCATGGATGGATACCAACTTGTTCCTGATTGTTTGCATAATAATTGGAGAAAATCACCAAAACCGGTTTTGCAGAATGTTGATGAAGACGAGCATTTCTTCatcataattataaattatgaaagGAAAGGAGACGGAGACCAACTTTATTACTTGAGATTGTAATACGTAGTTTCATATTACAACATTTCTTAGGACTTAGGGTAAACAAAAGTACTATATAAATTCCCCTAATTAACGTTGAACCGCTTTGGACCTACACATAAAAGTTCATTGACAGAACTTACACCCAAAATTGCGGTCATATGAAAAAATCTTATACCGTCGGCGCCGGATCTGGGACTCTCGCCACCCTAGAAAAATCTTATATGTAGCATTAGACCCCGACATTGCTAGGACAGCGAGACTCCTGCCGTCTTGCTAGTGTGTGATCAACAGATGCCCCGGCTCGTTGATCCGAATCAAGACATATTAACAGTAATATATAGAGTTACAATTGAAAGATTATCAGTCAAATTAGGTATGAATTAATATTATGCGGTTGTTGAGAGTgctatctatatatatcatgaGTCTGTTGGACGgtttaatgttttgattttgaagaaaaattgAAAGGCTCTGAaaattctaacttttttttgatattttatggTTTAGTAGTACTCTTCTTTGCTAGAGTATCCTTTCGACACGAGGATTTCATGGAATATAATTGGTGTTGTTCTGACgaaaaaagaagttttaaaCATTTAATTGTACCAAGGTTAAGTCAACATCGAGCTGATAGTAAGTCTTACTAATTTTTATGAGTgccttaaaaataaattaacaataaatttgCGGACATCCCAGAAGCACTAATCTAACATTAAAATGACTTTTTGTCCCTAAGTAAGACATTAAGACGTAACatatttaaaatccaaaaaaatccaaaaaaataaagaccaCTGATCAGTTTATATGGTGGAAAATCGTCCAACGCCTAAATCTTGAAACCCGTTATCGTAATGGTTTTTTCGaacatttctatatatatgtgtatggaACTTAGTTGTATAGGCAAAGCTTAATTTCATTTGCAGAACCATGAATAAGTGAATCATTTAGTGAGAAAACAATTTCTACCTGAAACTTTTAGCATGGGGAGTGACAGCCACCGTCCACTAGCTGATTATTCTGCAAACATATGGGAAGATCCGTTAACCTCTTTCTCGAAGTCTGACCACGTACGTATATATATccttttcatattatttttttcatgcagtatttattatttgaagGCTATATACTATGATTTGATTAACTCATGTATACTCGATTTTTCCATTGCCACATAGGGTAATGACACGTTCAAAGAGAAGCATGCTACGCTTAAGGCGGTTGTGAAGGAATCGTTTATGTCTTCCGAAGCGAATCCAATAGAGCACATCAAATTCATCGATGCTTTATGCCGCCTCGGTGTCTCTTATCATTTTGAGAGAGATATTGTAGAGCAGTTGGATAAGTTATTTGATTGTCCTGACTTTAATAAGACAATAAGACAAGACGGATGCGATTTGTACACGGTTGGAAtactttttcaagttttcagGCAATTCGGCTTTAAACTTTCTGCTGGtaattaaaaatactttaaaatatatgaatgaaCAACACTACACACTTTTCATGGTCTTCGTAATTTAACTCAAAATGTTCATTTATGCACGTCAAGATGTGTTTGAGAAGTTCACGGACAAAAATGGGAAGTTCAAAGGACACTTGGTGGCCGATGCAAACGGGATGTTAAGTTTGTATGAATCTGCACAATGGAGCACTCACGGAGAAGACATTATTGATGAAGCTCTCCGTTTCTCACGTGCTCATTTAGAAGAAATTTCTTCTCGATCTAGCCCCCATCTCGCAGTTCGCATCAAGAATGCCCTGAAACATCCATACCACAAAGGCATCTCAAGGATAGAAACAAGACAATATATCTCATACTACCAGGAAGAAGAGTCGTGCGACCCAACAATACTTGAGTTTGCAAAGatagattttaatttgctgCAAATATTACACTGTGAAGAGCTTTCTTGGGTAGCAAGGTAACTATCATGGCCACTCAATACATATACACATAATTGTCTTGCATGGATTGTTGAActtcttttataatatttaaggTGGTACCATGAAATGGAGATTGAATCTAAAATAACATACACAAGGCATAGGATAACAGAGGCGTACTTGTGGTCACTTGGAGCATACTTCGAGCCTCAGTATTCTCAAGCACGAGTTACATTAGCTATTGCACTAATCTTATTCACAGCACTTGATGATACGTATGATGCATATGGAACAGTGGAGGAACTTGAACTTTTCACAGATGCAATGGAAAAGTACCacatttgttgatatatataaacttaatgtGTAttataaagtttgattttttctatGGTTTTAATGGCTTTATCGCAGGTGGCTTTCCGCTGCTCCTAATGGGATACCTGACAGCATGAAGTACATTTACCATGCCCTGGTAAATTTCTATGATAAGCTAGAAGAGGAACTTGAGAATGAAGGAATGTCAGGTTGTGGCTTCCATCTCAAGAAATCAGTTAAGACCAAAGAAACCAACTTTAAGTATCATtctgcttatatatatatatccaatataACTAACTCAACTCTTCACAATCAGTTGCAAACAGCAACGAATGGATTTATGAAAGAGGCAAAGTGGTTGAAAAGGGACTACATTGCTACTTTTGATGAGTATAAAGAGAATGCAATCTTGACTTCAGCTTACTATGCCTTGATAGCCGTGACATTCGTGAGGATGACAGATGTCGCGAAACTTGATGCTTTTGAATGGTTAAGCTCACATCCTAAAATTAGGGTAGCTTCTGAGATGATCTGTAGATTCACAGATGACATTTCCAGCTACGATGTGAGAACAATTTAAGTTTGGAATCTTCACTATGTATGTACGTATTTCTCAAACTGAATACGTTTGGTATTTTGTAATTGCAGTTTGAACACAAACGGGAGCATGTAGCAACTGGAATTGATTGTTATATGAATCAGTTTGGTGTTTCTAAGGAAATAGCAGTGGAAGAAATTGGAAACATTGTTTCAGATGCATGGAAGGACTTGAACCAAGAGCTAATGAGGCCTCATGCGTTTCCTTTCCCTCTTTTGATGCGAGTTTTTAACCTTTCCCGTGTCATTGATGTATTCTATAGGTACCAAGATTCTTACACCCACCCCGAGTACTTGAAGGCACACATCGTTTCTTTGCTCGTTGAAAGTATACCTATTTGAGAATGTTGCGGAGGTGGTTATTCCAATCCATTGAATGAATTCTCTACACTATGATGGtcgaattttcatttttatttatgttgtaCGTTTATTTGTATTTCTGGTAATAAATCCATGATTTCTCTTTGTATTTGTACCTTTGTTGTATGTTTATTTGTATTTCTGGTGGTAAATAATCCATTTCTCTTCGTATATTTACTTTTGTTGGTGAATCCATTTAGATTTCAATTAGACTCTGCATGACTCGATTTCATAAATTACAGTCATAGATAGTAACTTATGTATTGTATATATGGTGTTTCTTGCATTCGAAAACCTCAAGACTTAGCCTTCGCCGTAAGCTGTTCAAAAATGATGGCTATGAGCCGCAGAGAACTAAAGAGGAGCTCAATGATCAGCTTATCAGAACCGATTCCGAAGACGCAAATATAGTTAGATGGCAGTTTtgttaatatatgaaaaatggtTTGGAGCTCTTTTACAAAAAAGATATGCGTTAGTCTAGTTAGAGAACTGAattattctcttttaattttacgatatattattttcaatcgtacacaattttttgaaagAGCCTTCAAAGGAATCCAATTGTagtaacaaaacaagaacatcGACCCAATTTTTGTCATATTGGCGTCCCACTAGATATGTCTGAGAAAGAGGACCACGTATTAGGTTATGGCAGATATCCACTCATACTCCTTCAATTTCATATGAAAGAAAGATTTCTTTGGTTTCCATATATGTATAGAGTATCATCGTCTTGGCAAGCTTTTTGTAATTAcatatcattttaattttttcttccttttgatcGTTGGTAAATCATATTCAATCGTTGTacacaattttgtttaaagGAATCCAATGTAAAGGAAATATGCAAAAGATAACCCCCGTAAATTGAAATGCATACAAAATAGAAGGAATACATCCAAAATAAACTTACAAAGATATCATTTAGTTAAAACTTACAAAACCTACGTGCcatctttaattattttggtattttgagtTAATTTGAGGGCTTTGATATTATATCCAAATAGTAGGTATGAATTaatgttatataattatatatgcgGTTGACGACTGATTTTAGAGCAAGAAAtgcagtaataataataataataataataattaatatatttcatgaATCAGTGTATAGGAAAGAATAGTATTCTCCTTTTATTAACTGGGAAGTATACTTTTGAACTTAACATTATAAAGGTAAATAATTACATCACAATGTTATTTACAGGAGATGTCTTGTGGATAGATTGACCAACTATgttttctctttgcttttagGATTTCATTTGTTAGATTCACTACCGGACTTTATGAGGCGGATTTCGTTAGAAGACGCTCGGGGGATGCATTTCCACGAGATGTACGAGtgtgatttgtttttctatttttcaataaatttagGGGTAGTttaagtattttagaaaaactaaagcacattattaatttcaaaaaaaaaatatacccaatcaaaataaacttataagatttgatatctaacttaccatattaatttatcattaattattatatttcatcTCTTATCCTCATATGAATCTATTTgtgtgaaataaataaatcatcatatcatccatataataatcaaaactatTTTGTTTCCATTGTTCAATCTATGAGAAAAAAATTGTAGTGAAACAAAAATTCTGACCGACTAGCGGGTCAttctttgaatatttatattcaGCTTCATACATTATTTTGTTGAAATGCATAatgttatataataaaataaataattgaagtattttaaaatgatttcaatcgattattttaaagattataataactatttaacatatcaaaaaattaaaattacaaaaatactctaatttgattttaaaaataaatatatttaaaaatttatagcaGTCCATGGATTAAATGTAATAAGTTAGAGGAAGAATGAGTTATGATTCTTTTACAGACAGCAAGTTAAATGTAAAGTGTTTAAATTATATGGTGaaatgatttaaaacaaatataaaatatcaaagtgattttaaaatgaatataaaaaatttctgtataaaataatgtttaatCAGTGCAATAGCACGGAAACTGATCTAGTTGTTTTTGATTCTGAAAAATAAATGAGAGGTTCTgaagtttctaatttttcttgatATCTTTGGGTTAGTTACTCTTTTATGAGATGAGGTTTCCATGGCAAATAACTGGTGGTGTTTTGAGGACAAAAGAAGTTTTTAGCAAGATTCtacttatttcattttttttttttttgcatcatttttattttgatagtgacaattttttttcactgaaattaaaagaggataTTATATCTATGGCTGATAGTCTTATTATTCCccagttcatatttttttggacGAAGTGATTGTGGGACAATTT contains:
- the LOC104736408 gene encoding alpha-humulene/(-)-(E)-beta-caryophyllene synthase-like, which encodes MGSDSHRPLADYSANIWEDPLTSFSKSDHGNDTFKEKHATLKAVVKESFMSSEANPIEHIKFIDALCRLGVSYHFERDIVEQLDKLFDCPDFNKTIRQDGCDLYTVGILFQVFRQFGFKLSADVFEKFTDKNGKFKGHLVADANGMLSLYESAQWSTHGEDIIDEALRFSRAHLEEISSRSSPHLAVRIKNALKHPYHKGISRIETRQYISYYQEEESCDPTILEFAKIDFNLLQILHCEELSWVARWYHEMEIESKITYTRHRITEAYLWSLGAYFEPQYSQARVTLAIALILFTALDDTYDAYGTVEELELFTDAMEKWLSAAPNGIPDSMKYIYHALVNFYDKLEEELENEGMSGCGFHLKKSLQTATNGFMKEAKWLKRDYIATFDEYKENAILTSAYYALIAVTFVRMTDVAKLDAFEWLSSHPKIRVASEMICRFTDDISSYDFEHKREHVATGIDCYMNQFGVSKEIAVEEIGNIVSDAWKDLNQELMRPHAFPFPLLMRVFNLSRVIDVFYRYQDSYTHPEYLKAHIVSLLVESIPI
- the LOC104736407 gene encoding protein SRC2 homolog — translated: MSSRGQEVEVTILSARDTKNVNWRNGPNKPYAVVWVDPKYKSSTRVDEDGDTCPTWNETFVIPLPPHEDDYDKVYIDIVHAGREENTKPLIGSAHLSLHDVIGLDVPVVKTLELKRPSGRPHGKLDVTVTVREPPYHPAPGSYHAPPPAYSEPYVPPPPYGHTHAPSQTGYSEPPVYGESYAPARYGDAAYGQSGYGNAPEKGSKFGGMGTGLAVGAVAGVLGGVALAEGLEAVEDNIAEKAAEKVENDLDSGEDDYDGGDDDDGDF